GACTCAGAATGACAATATAAATTGTTAATAAATAAACACTGGCGTGCCGACTTCAGCCCAATTATACATAAATTCAGCCGGACCAGTTCCCAATCGAATACAACCATGCGAAACGGCAGTTCCTAAATGATTTTCACCTTCCTTATAGCCATTCGGCCAAACTGGCAATTCATGAATGCCGAATTTACCATATTCCATTCCCATCCAATACGGCATCCAAAGACCATAGCTTGACGACCAGGCCTTGGGAAATTTGTTATAAATTGTAAAATGTCCCTTGGGCGTCGGCATACTGGCCTTGCCAGTCGAAACAATGAAACTACCGAGCTTTACTCCTCCTAGAAAATAGCTCAAAACCTGCGCTCGCGTGTTTACTTCTATTCTTTTATCTAATTTTGCGCCATCGCCGGCTAAA
This genomic stretch from Patescibacteria group bacterium harbors:
- a CDS encoding L,D-transpeptidase family protein translates to NKIKNTCLPCFFIFCFLFLNVFSVSANSLPDADNDGVPDQDEIEIYKTNPNLADTDGDGYSDWQELNTGYSPLNPKRIKLEDSDYDGDGLSDRMELNFHTDLTNPDTDGDGYSDGDEIKGGFNPLAGDGAKLDKRIEVNTRAQVLSYFLGGVKLGSFIVSTGKASMPTPKGHFTIYNKFPKAWSSSYGLWMPYWMGMEYGKFGIHELPVWPNGYKEGENHLGTAVSHGCIRLGTGPAEFMYNWAEVGTPVFIY